A window of Hallerella porci genomic DNA:
TCCGAACGGAGAAACGCGGACATTTGCCGAAATGGAACTTGCCGAAAAGAAACCGATTAGTCATCGCGGCAATGCAATTCGCGCATTACATGCGCATCTGCGTGCTTAAACCGCCCCACTCTTTGGAATGTTCTTTTTCGTGCGCAATCGTCGCTTCAAAGTCGGCGAGAGGCGCACAATTTTTTTCCACATTGAGTTGCGTTTGATGTAAACGATTTAAGCATTCCATTTTATCGCGGTCACCGATTTTTGCCCGCTGAATGGAATCGTCTAAAACGCGAATGGATTCATCGTAAATTTTTGTAGGAACAGGAAACGGATGCCCATCTTTTCCGCCGTGGGCAAAGGAAAATCGAGCGGGATCCCGAAAACGCGAAGGCGTTCCGTGAATGACTTCGCTGACGAGTGTGAGCGATTGCAAAGTCCGCGGGCCAAGTCCAGGTGTGAGAAGTAAATTTTCAAAATTTTCGGGCGCAGATTCGTAAGCGGTTGCAAGCACAGCACCGAGACGTTTTAAATCAACATCGGCTTCGCGGACATCGTGATGCGATGGCATTGAACAATTTCGACTAGAATTGACCAAAATCGGTTCGGGAGTCGGGAGAAATAAATCGGTTTGCGCGGGCACAAGAATCGAAGAATTCGGCTTCACAATTTGTGCGATTTCGCGCATCATCCTACTCGGATTTTCTTTGGAAATTTCCAAAATAGAATGACGAGTTTTATCTGCATCTGTTGCGGTTAAATTCAAAATTTCGCCGCGGTTTTCGCCGATGACAGCCGTGTGCGGCTCTTCGACAAAGGAACGCAAATGCGACGAACACCAATGATAACGTCTCGCTGCCCGCGCGGACGCATTCATTCCCTGCTGCACTACCGCCCAATCGCCTTCATCCGTTACAATAAAATTGTGCTGATAAAGTTGAAAGCCGTCTTGAACTGCGGTATTATCGACTTTTGCGCAGAGACGACTCGCCCGCTCTAAATAATTGCCGTCAAGTCCAGTCGCATCGGCAACGCGTAAAAGTTCTGCGGGAGTTTCGCGAGAATATTTTCCGCGGCCACCGCAAACGCAAATGCCGAGTTCTTTTGCAATCGGATTGAGCCCGCGCTTGAGCGCATACATGACGCTTGTCGTAATGCCCGAAGAATGCCAATCCATTCCGAGAACCGCGCCAAAAGATTGAAACCAAAGCGGATCGCTTAAGCGGACGAGAAATTCTTTTTTTCCGTAATTTTCGACGATGCTTTCGGCGATGAGTTTTCCGAGATCGCGCATGCGATCAGCGAGCCACCGCGGAACCGTTCCCGTGTGCAAAGGCAAATCGGCAACGCCCGTACGCTTAGGCATTTTACCGCCGAATAATCATGAGAAAAGAACCGTGCGAATTGCTTTGCATTTCGACTGAGCCACCGCTCGCTAATTTTTGGAAAAAGATTCGCACAAATTTTCCCTGATCGGGAGATTCCAAAATGGCTTCAATTTCTTTTGAAGAAATTTTTGCAGAATTAGTCCACGTATCATTTAACCAATGCCAAATTTGCCAATTAAAAAGTCCGCGCGTGCTCGCGACAAATGCTTGCACCATCAAAGAATATTCGTATGCGTAAAAATCTTTGCGCCCTTGAATTTCGGCTTGTTTTTGGAGTTCCGGTAAATTTTTAAAATCGAAAATCGGCAAAAGCGCTTCGGCATCGGGCTTTAAATACGAAAATTGAATTTCATTTTCGCGGACGATGACTTGCAAATTCGAATCGTCAAAATGCACAAATTGTCCCGGAATTTTTTCTTGATAATCGCGGAAAACTTCTTTCGGATTTAATGGTTCTTGAATGTCCAAGGGAATTTTTTTCGTTGAAAGTTTTGCAATTTCAAAAACGGAAATTTTTTCGCCGTTTCCATTTTTTTCTAAAACGGCAAATAAAGATTTTCTTCCCTTGCCTTCGACAAACCAACCGTGTTCGATTGCAGAACGAATTTTTCCATTTTTATCGCAGACAATTTTTGCGATTTCTGGATCGAGAAGCGCATCGGCGTCCCATTCCATCCAAGAAGCGCCTCCGCTTATCGAATCGAGTTTTGCAAAGAGTTCCGCCGCTTGAAAACGCGTTGCTGATTCCAAGGACATCGGTTTTGCCGCAAACGAAAGAGTTGCCCAAAAAAGAATTAAAACAAATTTTTTCATCGAAATAAAAATAGAATTTCGCACTGCAAAAAAAATTCTGCGAGAGTTTTAAATTTGTTAATTTTTTGATGAAGTAGGAGTTTTTCATGAGCACAAATTCTGATTTTTCGCGATATCAAGAACTGCAAAAACAGTTAAAAGCAGCAAGCGATTCTTATTATAAAGACGGCGTTTCGCCGATGAGCGACCAAGATTTTGATTTTGGAATTAAAGAATTGGAAGCCTTGGAAACAGCGCATCCCGAATGGAAAAATTCCGATTCGTTGACCGCAATCGTCGGAAGCGATCTCACGAATGATTTTAAAAAAGTCGAACATCGCATTCCGATGCTTTCGATTTCGAATGCGTATAGTCAAGAAGAAGTGGCTGATTTTATTCGCCAAGCGCAGTCGATTGTGCCCGCTGCCAAAGAATGGATTTGCGAAAGAAAAATTGACGGCATCAGCATGTCGCTCACTTATCATCACGGCATTCTCGTTCGCGCAGCGACTCGCGGAAACGGCACTGTCGGCGATGACGTCACTGCAAACGTTAAAACGATTGCCGATATTCCGCACAAATTGCGCGGAGCACCCGAAGGCGATTTAGAAGTTCGCGGCGAAGTTTACATGGAATTTAAAACCTTCGAATTTTTGAATGATGAACTCGAAGCCCGCGGATTAAAAGGTTTTCAAAATCCGCGGAATACTGCAGCGGGAACACTCAAACTCAAAGATCCGAAAGAATGTGCGAAACGAAAATTGCGATTTTTAGCGTATCATATTCCCGAAGACATCGGCAACAAAAAACATTCCGATAATTTGAAATCGTTGGAATATTTTGGCTTTCAAACGAACGATCATTGGCTCGCTTATAGCGTCGAAGATATTATGCGAATTGCATCTCAAATTCTCGCTGGCCGCGATTCTCTCGCGTATCCAATCGACGGCATGGTCATCAAGCAAAATGATTTAACGTTACAACAAGAATTAGGAACGACTGCGAAAAGTCCGCGTTGGGCGCTTGCGTATAAATTCAAAGCGGAACGCGCTTACACGCCTGTGCGTTCAGTCGATTTTCAAGTCGGGCGCACGGGGCGCATTACACCGGTAGCCAATTTTGATCCGATTCGTTTAGCGGGCACAACGGTAAAGCGTGCGACTTTGCATAATTTCGATGAAATTGAACGGTTGGATTTGCGCGTCGGCGATACCGTCGGCGTAGAAAAAGGCGGCGACATTATTCCGAAAATTATCGAAGTCGATTTGACGAAACGCCCCGAAGGAACGCATCCGATTACTCCTCCCGAATGCTGTCCGGTCTGCGGAATGCCGTTAACGAAAAAAGAAGGCGAAGTCGATTTGCGCTGCGAAAATTTGCACTGCCCCGCGATGACGCAATGTCTTTTTGAACATTTCGTTTCCCGCGAAGCGATGAACATCGAAAATTTAGGACCTGCGTTAATCGCCGATTTATTAGAAACGAAAAAAATTTCTCGCCTTTCTGATTTGTATAAATTAACTCAAGACGATTTAATTTCTCTCGATCGCATAGCAGAAAAGAGCGCAAAAAATGTCATCGATGCAATTGAAAAAAGCAAAAACTTAAGTCTGGAAAATTTCTTATTTGCCATCGGAATCCGATTCGTCGGACGCACAAAAGCCCGCATTTTTGCAAAGCATTTCCGCACTCTTGAAGCGTTAGAAAATGCAACTCTCGAAGAACTCATCGAAATCCCCGATATCGGTGAACGCATCGCACAAAGCGTCTATGACTTTTTCCGCAGTCCCGATTACAAAGCCGAAGTCGACGCCCTTGTCGCCGCAGGAATTGCAACCGAATTCAAAGGCGAAATTAAAGATCACTTCGCCGGTGTCACTGCTGTTCTCACCGGAACTCTTCCGACTCTTGATCGGAATACCGCGCGAAAACTCATCGAAGATAACGGCGGAAAAGTTTCCGGCTCCGTGAGTAAAAAAACGACTTGGGTTTTAGCGGGCGAAGAAGCGGGCAGTAAACTTACCAAAGCAGAAGAATTAGGAATTCCTGTTCACGATGAAGATTGGCTTTTGAATGAATTGGGAATGAAAAATGGCGAAGAAAAAAACTAAATTTTCACTATGATTAGAAATTTTATTCCCGCAGATTTTAAATCGGATGACCCGAAACAGGTTACCGAATATTATGAAAAATTAGTTCGCGAAATCATTCCCGAAAATGCAAAAGCGCTTCGCGATTGGATTCTCAAATGGAATGAATTGACGACAGTTCTTTCCGAAGAAAGCGCGCATCGTTATGTGGCGATGACTTCGCATACTCAAGATGAATCGATTGCAAAAGCTTACATGGATTTTGTTGAAAATATCGATCCGATTTGCGAAGATTACAACAATAAACTCGAACGCAAAATGATTGCGCATCCGAATGTCACCGATTTAGAAAGTGAATTCGGCGTTTACTTCCGCGATGTCCGCACAAGCCTTGAACTTTTTAACAAAGAAAATATTCCGCTCTTTACGCAAGAATCGACAGAGATTCAAAGCTATCAGAAAATCACGAGCACGATGAGCGTCGAATATCACGGCGAAACGAAAACGCTGCAACAAATGGCGAAACTTCTCTCCGAGCCCGATCGGAACGTCCGCGAAGACGCTTGGCGAAAAATCGCTTCTCGCCGTTTGCAAGACAAAGAACGTTTGGACGAAGCATTTGATAAACTCTTCAAATTGCGTATTCAGATTTCGAAAAATTCTGGATTCTATAATTATCTCGATTACATTTTCAAAGCAAAATCTCGCTTTGATTATTCGCCAGAAAATTGCCAAACATTCCACGAAAGCATTGAAAAAATCGTCCTTCCCTACTTAGCGGATTTATACCGCGAAAAAGCAAAAACGATGAAGCTCGAACGCTTGCGTCCGTGGGATACCAATGTTGATGCGCTTTCGCGTCCGCCATTAAAACCTTTCCAAAATGGCGAAGAACTCATCGAAAAAGTCGGCACGATTTTTGATAAACTTTCGCCGCAAACGGGAGCGTGGTTCCGGACGATGCAAAAAGAACATCTCATCGATCCCGATAGCCGCATGGGCAAAGCTCCCGGAGGTTATCAAATCGGATTTGAAGAAAGCGGACGTCCGTTTATCTTCATGAATGCCGCCGGAACCGATGGCGATATTTACACTCTTCTCCACGAAAGTGGACATTCTTTCCAACAATTTAGCGTTGCCGATATTCCGCTTACCGCTTACCACGACATTCCCTCGGAATTCGCCGAAGTTTCGAGCATGAGCATGGAACTTATCGGCTCTACAGATCTTTCGCCGTTCTACCCGAACGAAGAAGATGCAAAGCGCAGCCGCGCAAGCGAACTCGAAGAAATTATTTGGCTTTTCCCGTGGGTCGCCTCCGTCGATTCCTTCCAACATTTGCTTTACACGCATCCGAATCATACCGCAGCCGACCGCAAAGAAATGTGGCTTTCGGTGATGGATCGTTATGATGCGGGAATTGATTACAGCGGATTCGAAGACGAACGCGCTTATCTATGGCAAAAGCAACTGCACATTTTTGAAGTGCCATTCTACTACATCGAATATGGCATCGCTCAATTAGGCGCCCTCCAAGTGTGGGAAAATTTCAAAAAGAATCCTGCGAAAGGTTTAAGCGATCTCTTTGCCGCCGAAGCTCTCGGTTCTAGCCGTCCTTTGCCAGAACTTTTTGCGCGCGCAGGCATCCGTTTTGACTTTTCTCCTGCGACGATTGAACCGCTTATGCGGGATTTAAGCGATGAACTCACCCGCTTGAAACGCTAAAATCGCGATTTTAAGCAAAAAAATTCAGAAAAATTTATTTTTTAAGGTGTTTTGTCTTGACGAAACGCCTTTTTTTTGTTAATTTTGGCGCACATCCTTGGAGGGATGGCCGAGTGGTTGAAGGCGCACGCTTGGAAAGCGTGTTTACTTAACTGTAACGAGGGTTCGAATCCCTCTCCCTCTTCTAAAACTTTACAAGGTGGCTTATGTCTAATCATCGCGTTTACCTTGACGATATCTACGCAAGCGAAGCCTGCAAAGGTTCTACATTCCGCGCAGTTGTCATGATGGCTCAAGAAGCTCGTTTCATCAATGAACAAGCTCGTCTCGGTTATATCAATCTGACGATGAAGCCGACGACCATTGCGATGGACAAGTTCAAAGATAACAAGCTCACGATTCTTTCGAAAGCCGAAGCGGAAAGCCGTCAAGCAGCGAAAAATGAATCGGCTAAAAATCATGAACATGCATCGAATAACGCGAGCAGCGTCGATTCTGCAAACGATGCATTCGGTGTCTAAGCCAAACGTTTAGCGTATTTGAAAAGGCGGCTCTACGGGGTCGCCTTTCTTTTTAAGAGGATTTTATGAGCCGCGATATTCTTGCAGAAATCATTGAAAAGCGAAGAGTGGACCTTGCTCGCCTTGGAACTTGCTTTGGATTTGAACGTCCAGAGCGCACTCGCCCGCTGCATCCTTTTATCGCAGCTCCCGGAACAATTCTCGAAGTGAAGCGTTCTTCGCCGTCAAAAGGAAATATCGCGATGGGATTAGACCCGAGCGAAACGGCGCGCACCTACGCAGAAGCCGGAACCTCTGCAATTTCCGTTTTAACCGAAAGCAATTATTTTCACGGTTCTCTCGCCGATTTGGTGAAAGTTGCCAACGCAGCTCCGAATTGTGCCATTTTGCGCAAAGATTTTTTGCTTATTCCCGAAGAAATTGATGTAGCGTATGATTTTGGCGCAGACGCCGTTCTGCTCATCGCCCGCATTCTTTCGGACGAAACCCTTTTGCAAATGGCAAAGCGCACTTGCAAACTGGGAATGACGCCGTTTGTCGAAGTTCGGACGGATGATGATTTGCGGAAACTCGCCCTCGTTCAGAAAAATGTGGAATGTGTCGCCGGGGTAAATGCTCGCGATCTTCGGAATTTTCATATCGATCCGCTGATTCCGGCTGCGTTCCGCGAAAAACTCGGTCCGCGCGCCGTCTTTGAAAGTGGCGTTCAAGTGCCCGCAGACGCTGCATTCGCCCGCAGACTCGGATTTACAGGCGTTTTAATCGGCGAAGCCGCTGCAAAAAATCAAAAATGCGCCAAGGATTTAGTGCACGCTTTTGTAAGCGCATCCCCCGATGGCTACGGTAAATTTTGGAAACGCATCGCCGAAAAGCGAGAACAAGTCTGCGAAAAATTCCCCGGAAAACCTCTTGTTAAAATTTGTGGCATTACCAATTCGGAAGACGCCATTCTCGCTGCAGAATCGGGCGCCGATCTTTTGGGTTTTGTTTTCTTTAGCAAAAGTCCGCGCAAAACAACTGCCGAAGAAGCGAAAAAAATCATCGCCGAAGTCAAAGCAAAATTTGCAGAAAATGCCCCGCTGTGCGTCGGCGTTCTCGCTGACCGCGGAAGCGAAGAAGAGTCCGCTGCGCTGAAACTTGCCCGCGAAGGCATTCTCGATGCGATCCAATTTCACGGCTGCGGAATCCCCGAGAATTTGCGCAATGCAAATTCTCTCGACTTTGGTTATTATGAAGCGCTTCGCGTCAAATCGAACGAAGATGTTTCGGCGCTCACCCAAAATTCTTGCCACAGTTTACCGCGAACTCTCATCGACGCCTATGTTCCGAATGAAATCGGCGGCACAGGAAAACGGATTGCGAGCGAACTCGTCGACTACGTCCGCAAAAATAATGCGCTTTGGATGGCGGGAGGCATTTCTCCGGAAAATGTTTCCGAAATCGTCACCCGTTTTTCACCCGAACTCATCGACCTTTCTAGCGCACTCGAAGAAGCTCCCGGGAAAAAGAGCGCCGAGAAAATGCGAAAATTCTTCGCCCAAGTCCGCGGATAAATGAAAAAAGCAACTCAACTGAGTTGCTTTTTAAGTGGAGGTGAGGAGAGTCGAACTCCTGTCCAAAACCACGTCCCCGTTCATTCCTACGTGCGTTCCCTTCGTATTTAAGATCTCGCCAGTTTTCACGCCCAAGAAGGTCGGCGCAAATTCCAGCCAGTTCTGTAAATTTCGGACCGCGCCCCAGAACATGACGCTTTCCTATCCCACATTGCGACTGGAGATCTCAAGCCCGTGGGAGGGGATCAAGTTCCAGCGTTGCTAAAAATTAAGCAGCGAGTGCGTATTCTTCGTTAGCACTTATTTTTTTCCGGCTTTTTTACGAGGCCAGCCAGACCCTCGGCACGCAACTCACGCTTCAGCGATCCTGTCGAAACCAGAGCACCCCCGAAACAGAGAAGACAGGTTAAATATAGTAAAAGTCAATCAAAGAATAAAGGGAAATTTTTATGTGCAACGCCCCGAAGGGGTGAGACGCAGCGAATAGCTGCGGCGAAGCAAACCAGAGCACCCCCGAAACAGCGCGGGCAATGAGGAATTTTATCTCCTGAGTTCCGGAGGGCAATCTTGCGTGCAAAATGTTATCTCCGGAGTCCCGATGGACAAATTTTGCAGAAATTAGAGATCTTCGTGCGAGAACGTCCCAAATTTACCGTTTTTAAAATTCACATTTTAACCGCGCCGAAGGCGCGATTATCTCAATTTCTCATTCGGGCCTGCTGCGGTTGCTGTGCAATTATTATTCGGGTTTGTATGGTGTGCTTTCTTCATAAACATACTCGGGTGCAATATCAATTTCTCCGTGATCCCAAGTTAGTACTCCGTGTTGAACTTCAAAAGCTTGAAAAACTTCTTGATTTTTTAATGGATTGAAAGCGTTGCCGGTGAGTTTTGCAGCATCAAAAAGTCGCATTTCACCTGTCGAGAATTTAACCAATAAAATTTTATCAGCAATAAATTTTGCTGCAACAACTTTTATCGAATCATTTTTTTCTCCGGCGAAGCAAATTCCGTTTACTTCATACATACTCACCTCATGGGTTTAATTTTTTCAAAATGATTTCCTTGAATCGCTTTATTCCAAGCAACATTCGTTTTTTCTTTATTCAAAAAAGCCAACTAGACAGAACTTTAAATTGTTTCGCAGGAATTGAGCCAGAAAGTAATTCACCATCTAAAGAAACTTCTGCCTCATGCTCTCCATAAAAAAACATGAACATGTGGTTGATTGTGCTGTTTATTATCGTGAAAATACATATAGATAATCATTCCTGCGAATCGACTTAGCTCAGGCATTTTTCCTCCATTCCTAATTTAAATATTTTAAAACAATCTATAAATTTTAGGCTTCAAAAAAATAGGAATAATTTCTCATAAAAAAAGCGGCTTTCGCCGCTCTTTCTTTTAGCCGAGTTTGTTTACAATCAAAGTCTTTGCTTCGAAGGTTTCGCGGTTGATCCATTTGACGAGAAGCGAAACTTTGTTGTCTTTATCGAGAGCGTTCCAGTAGGCGTCGCGGGTCTTTTCGGCGGTTTCGAAAATCGGCATCCACTGCGGAACGCCGGCGAAAGACGGAATCGGTGTGCCGTTGGTAACGTAAGTCGAAACAAAATGGCCGAGACCCGGAAGCGCTTTTTCGTAGCCGAAAGTTTCGCGGATGCAGCCCGCTTCTTCGGAATTTTCATCGGATTTTAAAATCGAAAGTTGATAGACATACGGCGCTGCGTTCTTGTAGGTAATTCCCGAAATGCGCGGCGTGAAATTCGGCGCGTCGTCTTCGTATTCGCGGGTAGCGAGAGCGCTTTCAAAAGTGCCGCCTAAACGAATGCCATCAAAAATGGTGTCGGTCTGATCGCCGTTCGTGATAATGTGCGCGTTATCGAGATGACGAGCGGGATAATAAATGATGAGATGCGGATCCGTGAGTTTGCTTTCGTCAAACGCTTTCGTTTTCACAAAGCCCGATTCTTCGGCAACGAAAATGCGATTGCGACTGTTTACGCTTCTGCCCATAATCCAGTAAACTTGTACGAAAGCTTTGCCATCGGGAGAGGTGCCGAGCACAATTCCGCGACCAGGATACGGATTCTTGGAAAGAGTTTGAAAGTTTTCTTCTGCCTTAGCTGAATAGCTCATCGGGAACCTCATAATGAAAAAATTTTCTTTGAATTTAGAAAAATTTTTGCGTTCGTTTTTACTTTGCGCCGGTGCTTTGCTTTAATGCTTTTTGAATCGCCGCTTCTAACGAAGATTCATACGGAACACCCGGCCAAATTTTTTGAATGTAATCGTTTTCGTCGAGTAAGATGAGAGTGGGAATCGACGAAATGCGATAGGTGCGATACAATTCTTGTGCCGCATCGCGGTAAAGCGGATAGGGCGATGGATGTTCGCGGTAAAAATTTTCGAGGACGCTTAAATCTTCGTTGGCGACGCCGATAATTTCAAGACCTTGACTTTGATATTTTTGATATAAACGGTCGAGAATCGGAAGTGTTTGACGACATGGTCCGCACCAAGTTGCCCAAAAATCGAGCAGTCTCGCTTTGGGTTTTGCTTGACTTTTTTCAGCGTTCTTGTAATAATTTTTGGGGAAGGCTTTGAATTTGCTTCCGATGGCCGAGCCTGTCATTTGCGAAACATCATCGGGGCGCTCCGAAAGTTTCACTTGAATATTTTTCGCTTTGCCGTTGCGGAAAACTTTTAAACGAACTTTGGTTCCCGTTTTCTTCCCCGCGACCTCTTGTTTTAAAACAGCGAGTTCCGTAATTTTTTTGCCGTTAATTTCGACGATAAAGTCGCCGGGCAAAACTTCTTTTGCATCCGCTTCGGGGAGAACGCTTTCCACTTTGATCGCATACTGATTTTGATACGTATCTTCGCGAAATCCAATGCCGAGCCACGGGACAGCGAAAGCCGAAATGTGGAGCGCAAACAGGACGAATGTAAAAAAGAAAAATCGCATGAAAACCTTCTTAGAAAAAGATTAGCGAAAGCGTTCCCGAAATCACCGTGCTTGCAGTCTTTGTCACATATTCTTCTTCGCGGCCAAGACTTTCTCCGATGAGATACGAGAGGCGAATTTTTCCTTGGAGCGCAAAATGCGCGTGCGGCCAAGGTTTCATATTGCGTCCGTAATCTACAAAAATTCGCGGAGCGGTAAACCAATCGCCTTCTTTCTTAAAATAGACGGCGGTTGCGCCGACATCTACAAAATCTTCTTCGCTAAAAAAATAACGGATGGCGCTCCCCGCTTCATAAACTTTTTCATTTAATCCGATGGAAATTTCGGGCGCAATGCCGAAGTCGTTTTGAAAACGATAAGCGGCAAGTCCCGAAAGAGAAAGGTCAAATTCGCTGAGATAGTATGCGATGGAAATTCCCCCGCCGAATGAAAATCCGCGGTCAATTTCTCGGGCGAGAGCTTCTTCTTCGGCAGCGTCATTTTCTAGAAAGAATCCGGCGTGCGCACAAACCGCAAAGAAGAGAATGAAGAAGAGTTTCCGCATTTTTTATTCGCGCTTTGCATTCGCTCTGCGAAGGGCTTTGAACAATTCTTTTCGCATTGCGTGAGCGGGCATCCAACGGAAAGCGCAAACGCTATAACATTCCACGGCATCGGCTCCGGCTTGCATTAAATCGAAAACTTTTTCACCGTGATCAATGCCACCGCAAGCGATAACGCTCAACTGCGGGAATCGCGATTTGACAAATTGCGTCATGCTGTAAGTGTTCAAATAAAGCGGACGTCCACTCAAGCCGCCTTTATCGCCATCAGCACGGAGAACTTTCAATTCATCGTATTTGGCAAACATCGGCAGTTCTCCCATTTTTTTTGTGGGGAATGTATTGCCGACGATGACGCCGTTTACGCCAGAGCGCACGAGAACTTCGACGGTAGCAAGCAATTGATTTTCCGAAAAGTCTGGGCTGAGTTTTGCGTAAACCGCTTTCCGAATCGATTGCGAATCACGATACTTCATGATTTCCGAAAAGAGATGTTCGATAAATTGCGTGTCCAAATCCAAACGGTTTTCGCCGGTGTTGGGACAGCTCGCATTGATTTCGATGTAATCGCCGACGGGATAAGCAATCGCAAAACTTTCGAGGACATCGGTGATTTTTTCTTTTTCAGAAGAAAGCCCCGGCGTTTCGGCGACCGAGATGCCGACGCTCATTCCGCTTTTATGAATGCTTGCGATTTGTGCGCTCACCCGTTTTGCGATGACTTCGACGCCATCGTTATTGAGTCCCATGCTGTTGTAAATCGCACGGTCTTCTTCTAAGAATCCAACGCGCGGACGATGCGTGTTTCCTTTGCGAAAATGTCTTGTCGCAGTTCCCACCGAAACACCGCCGAATCCGAGATTCGCGTAATCCGAGACGCGAAGCGCCGTTTTATTTGCTCCCGCCGCAAGAATAATGGGAGCGCTGAGAACGATTGGATTACTCTTATCGGGGAAAGTAATCGTCGTCTTGAGTTCGGGCGTAAAATCGGGCTTTCCGCTTAAAAAAGGAAGATACGGCGCAAAGCG
This region includes:
- a CDS encoding beta/alpha barrel domain-containing protein, with translation MTVECENHDYNLLKGDKLLAFIRRVFKKWPEFRHDSLKHVARFAPYLPFLSGKPDFTPELKTTITFPDKSNPIVLSAPIILAAGANKTALRVSDYANLGFGGVSVGTATRHFRKGNTHRPRVGFLEEDRAIYNSMGLNNDGVEVIAKRVSAQIASIHKSGMSVGISVAETPGLSSEKEKITDVLESFAIAYPVGDYIEINASCPNTGENRLDLDTQFIEHLFSEIMKYRDSQSIRKAVYAKLSPDFSENQLLATVEVLVRSGVNGVIVGNTFPTKKMGELPMFAKYDELKVLRADGDKGGLSGRPLYLNTYSMTQFVKSRFPQLSVIACGGIDHGEKVFDLMQAGADAVECYSVCAFRWMPAHAMRKELFKALRRANAKRE